From Solwaraspora sp. WMMD1047, the proteins below share one genomic window:
- a CDS encoding trypsin-like peptidase domain-containing protein: MRSTWDDSGTDLDIPPVDPLPPSRFSLPGTFAVPTGHPEDLPEAPGFPTPPPQPEVPDPFGYPSRLSRSTELAGSDLPPRGGPAPWDVPAPWENRSIRDRRSTSSSQSTRSGQSTRGPSTGDSQAAYDDQWERAEPSAGDSRAVRDDRAVRDDRAVRDDRAVRDDRAVHDDRADRDEREDRADRDGSAQGGQWAGDGRAADDDHWAPDGPSTRHGGPPWDGYPAPLAPPGAAGFSRHRSNLPPGSVWDGKSPAPRRRTGRLLLAGLVLVLLATGGGAGAGWYASSWYFATSELRTRNVGANANLTGAGVNVAERVLQGVVSVQVDNADESSSGSGFVLDDEQHIVTNDHVIASGGDITVVSNEGRRISAQLVGRNRNTDIAVLRIAPAAQLRALPLGRTENIVVGESVLAIGSPLGLSGSVTAGIVSAVERQVRLDGRNRQSAIQTDASINPGNSGGPLVNARGEVIGVNTAIATLEGNGSIGIGFAIPIERAESAAREIIARG; encoded by the coding sequence GTGAGATCGACGTGGGACGACAGTGGCACTGACCTGGACATTCCGCCGGTCGATCCGCTTCCGCCGTCGCGCTTCTCGCTGCCCGGCACCTTCGCCGTCCCGACCGGCCACCCCGAGGACCTGCCCGAGGCACCCGGGTTCCCCACCCCGCCGCCCCAGCCCGAGGTTCCCGACCCGTTCGGCTATCCCAGCCGGTTGAGCCGATCGACCGAGCTGGCCGGCTCCGACCTCCCGCCCCGGGGCGGGCCGGCGCCATGGGACGTGCCGGCGCCGTGGGAGAACCGATCCATCCGCGACCGCCGCTCCACCAGCTCCAGCCAGTCGACCCGCTCCGGCCAGTCGACCCGCGGCCCGTCGACCGGCGACAGCCAGGCGGCGTACGACGACCAGTGGGAGCGTGCCGAACCGTCGGCCGGTGACAGCCGGGCGGTCCGTGATGACCGGGCGGTCCGTGATGACCGGGCGGTCCGTGATGACCGGGCGGTCCGTGATGACCGGGCGGTCCATGATGACCGGGCAGACCGTGATGAGCGCGAGGACCGGGCCGACCGCGACGGGTCGGCTCAGGGTGGTCAGTGGGCGGGGGACGGCCGGGCCGCCGATGACGATCACTGGGCGCCGGACGGGCCGTCCACCCGGCACGGCGGGCCGCCGTGGGACGGCTACCCGGCGCCTCTCGCGCCACCGGGGGCGGCCGGCTTCTCCCGGCACCGGTCCAACCTGCCGCCGGGCTCGGTCTGGGACGGCAAGTCACCGGCCCCCAGGCGTCGTACCGGCCGACTGCTGCTGGCCGGGCTGGTGCTGGTCCTGCTGGCGACCGGCGGTGGCGCGGGCGCCGGTTGGTACGCCTCGTCCTGGTACTTCGCCACGTCCGAGCTGCGGACCCGCAACGTCGGCGCCAACGCCAATCTGACCGGGGCCGGGGTGAACGTCGCCGAACGGGTCCTGCAGGGGGTCGTGTCGGTGCAGGTGGACAACGCCGACGAGAGCTCGTCGGGGTCGGGTTTCGTGCTCGACGACGAGCAGCACATCGTCACCAACGACCATGTGATCGCTTCCGGCGGCGACATCACCGTGGTCAGCAACGAGGGCCGGCGGATCTCGGCCCAGCTGGTCGGTCGCAACCGCAACACCGACATCGCGGTGCTGCGGATCGCCCCGGCCGCGCAGCTGCGGGCGTTGCCGCTCGGCCGGACCGAGAACATCGTGGTGGGGGAGTCGGTGCTGGCGATCGGTTCGCCGCTGGGGCTGTCCGGCAGCGTCACCGCCGGCATCGTCAGCGCGGTGGAGCGCCAGGTGCGGCTGGATGGGCGCAACCGGCAGAGCGCCATCCAGACCGACGCCTCGATCAACCCGGGCAATTCCGGTGGTCCGCTGGTGAATGCCCGGGGTGAGGTGATCGGGGTGAACACCGCCATCGCCACCCTGGAGGGCAACGGCTCGATCGGCATCGGCTTCGCCATCCCGATCGAACGCGCCGAGTCCGCCGCCCGCGAGATCATCGCGCGGGGCTGA
- the hrpA gene encoding ATP-dependent RNA helicase HrpA, with the protein MSKPATAPTPAVLPGHRELRERLAEVMLRDQRRIERRLDGLRKIRDAGRRAAATGQVAADLEAAERRLAARRAAVPQIDYPAELPVSAKRDDILTAIQDHQVVIVAGETGSGKTTQLPKICLAAGRGVRGQIGHTQPRRLAARTVADRIAEELGTQLGDTVGYKVRFTDQVSDRTLVKLMTDGILLAELQRDRMLRQYDTLIIDEAHERSLNVDFILGYLKQLLPRRPDLKVVITSATIDPQRFAAHFGDAPIIEVSGRTYPVEVRYRPLVLTTGPADDPTGGPDTDTTAAVDSTPVAATGDTRTTGDPSETGDAGDSGGDNVRDQVQAIGDAVTELAAEGPGDILVFLSGEREIRDTADALGRLVQSRPALRGTEILPLYARLSTAEQHRVFQAHTGRRVVLATNVAETSLTVPGIKYVVDPGTARISRYSHRLKVQRLPIEPVSQASANQRKGRCGRTSDGICIRLYDEQDFLARPEFTDPEILRTNLASVILQMTAIGLGDIAAFPFIDPPDRRNVTDGVNLLHELGALDATPGRTELGLTPLGRHLAQLPVDPRLARMVLEGERNGCATEVMVIAAALSIQDPRERPADKQAQADQTHARFADPESDFVTLLNLWRYLREQQTALSSSAFRRMCRAEYLNYLRVREWQDIVSQLRQVLRTLDDGAAGRGAAKGGPTKGDAARGEAAKGNAARGNASRDLAASDGEARAEGDGPELDAARIHQSLLAGLLSHVGFRDVIDKTGRPAPEAGGRPAGARNEYLGARGARFALFPGSALFRRPPRWVMAAELVETSRLWGRMAARVEPEWVEALAGHLVKRSYSEPHWEKKQAAVLAYEKVTLFGLPLVTGRKVNFGRIDPALSRELFIRHALVEGDWETRHQFFHDNRALLDEVSELENRVRRRDILVDDEALFEFYDQRLPADVVSGRHFDSWWKRARRDQPDLLGFEKAMLVNPGRGGVTEEDYPDEWRAGDLSLPLTYRFEPGTSTDGVTVDVPLPMLNQVSPDDFDWQVPGLREELVIALIRSLPKAVRRNFVPVPDHARAALAAITPGREPLLDALARELRRLTGVLVPRDAWDLTRLPAHLRPTFRVVDDERGSVAEGKDLAALQRQLAPEVRRTVAAVAPEVERRGLRQWSIGTLPRTIDQVRAGYQVTAYPALVDEGDSVAVRVFDSEAEQRQAMWAGTRRLLRLTLPSPAKFVSGRLTNAEKLALSRNPHQSVLDLLDDAAGAAVDKLMAEAGGPAWDEAGFAALREKVRAGLVETAVEVVDRVRRTLAVAYQVEQRLGRTTDLALVAALADIRGQLSALVHRGFITEVGYARLADLPRYLAAIERRLDRLPTNPQRDREQQARIEQVQQEYADLVAGLPPARRADDAVRQLRWMIEELRVNVFAQALGTPYPVSEQRIYRVMDEVEAG; encoded by the coding sequence ATGTCGAAGCCAGCCACCGCCCCCACGCCCGCCGTACTACCCGGACATCGCGAGCTGCGGGAGCGGCTGGCCGAGGTGATGCTGCGCGACCAGCGCCGGATCGAACGCCGGCTGGACGGCCTGCGCAAGATCCGCGACGCGGGCCGGCGGGCGGCTGCCACCGGGCAGGTGGCGGCCGACCTGGAGGCGGCGGAGCGCCGGCTCGCCGCCCGCCGGGCGGCGGTACCGCAGATCGACTATCCGGCCGAGCTGCCGGTCAGCGCGAAGCGGGACGACATCCTGACCGCGATCCAGGACCACCAGGTGGTGATCGTGGCCGGCGAGACCGGCTCGGGCAAGACCACCCAGTTGCCGAAGATCTGCCTGGCGGCCGGTCGGGGCGTGCGGGGCCAGATCGGGCACACCCAGCCGCGCCGGCTGGCGGCGCGCACGGTCGCCGACCGGATCGCGGAGGAGCTGGGCACCCAGCTCGGCGACACGGTCGGCTACAAGGTCCGCTTCACCGACCAGGTCAGTGACCGGACGCTCGTCAAGCTGATGACCGACGGCATCCTCCTGGCCGAGTTGCAGCGCGACCGGATGCTGCGCCAGTACGACACCCTGATCATCGACGAGGCGCACGAGCGCAGCCTGAACGTCGACTTCATCCTCGGCTACCTCAAGCAACTGCTCCCCCGCCGGCCCGACCTCAAGGTGGTCATCACCTCGGCGACCATCGACCCCCAGCGGTTCGCCGCGCACTTCGGGGACGCCCCGATCATCGAGGTCTCCGGCCGGACCTACCCGGTCGAGGTCCGGTACCGCCCACTCGTGCTCACCACCGGCCCCGCCGACGACCCGACCGGCGGCCCTGACACCGACACGACCGCCGCCGTCGACAGCACCCCCGTAGCCGCCACCGGCGATACCCGCACGACCGGCGATCCCAGCGAAACCGGCGACGCGGGCGACTCCGGCGGCGACAACGTGCGCGACCAGGTGCAGGCCATCGGCGACGCGGTCACCGAGCTGGCCGCCGAAGGTCCGGGCGACATCCTGGTCTTCCTCAGCGGGGAACGGGAGATCCGGGACACCGCCGACGCGCTGGGCCGGCTGGTCCAGTCCCGGCCGGCGTTGCGCGGCACCGAAATCCTGCCGCTCTACGCGCGGCTCTCCACCGCCGAGCAGCACCGCGTCTTCCAGGCACACACCGGCCGCCGGGTGGTGCTGGCCACGAACGTCGCCGAGACATCGCTGACCGTGCCCGGCATCAAGTACGTGGTCGACCCCGGCACCGCCAGGATCTCCCGCTACAGCCACCGGCTCAAGGTGCAACGGCTGCCGATCGAGCCGGTGTCCCAGGCGTCGGCCAACCAGCGCAAGGGCCGCTGCGGTCGGACCTCGGACGGCATCTGCATCCGGCTCTACGACGAACAGGACTTCCTCGCCCGGCCCGAGTTCACCGACCCGGAGATCCTGCGCACCAACCTCGCCTCGGTGATCCTGCAGATGACGGCGATCGGGCTCGGCGACATCGCGGCCTTTCCGTTCATCGACCCACCGGACCGGCGCAACGTCACCGACGGCGTGAACCTGCTGCACGAGCTCGGCGCGCTGGATGCCACCCCCGGCCGGACCGAGCTGGGGCTGACCCCGCTCGGTCGGCATCTGGCGCAGCTTCCGGTGGATCCCCGGCTGGCCCGGATGGTCCTGGAGGGCGAACGCAACGGCTGTGCCACCGAGGTGATGGTGATCGCGGCCGCGCTGTCCATCCAGGATCCCCGCGAGCGGCCGGCTGACAAGCAGGCCCAGGCCGACCAGACACACGCCCGCTTCGCCGACCCGGAGTCGGACTTCGTCACCCTGCTAAACCTCTGGCGCTACCTGCGCGAGCAGCAGACCGCGCTCTCCTCCAGCGCCTTCCGCCGGATGTGTCGCGCCGAATACCTCAACTACCTACGGGTACGCGAATGGCAGGACATCGTCAGCCAGCTCCGGCAGGTGCTGCGCACCCTCGACGACGGCGCCGCCGGCCGTGGTGCGGCCAAAGGCGGCCCAACCAAAGGCGACGCAGCCCGAGGCGAGGCAGCCAAAGGCAACGCAGCCAGGGGCAACGCGTCCAGAGACCTTGCGGCCAGCGACGGTGAGGCCCGGGCCGAGGGAGACGGCCCAGAGCTGGACGCCGCGCGGATCCACCAGTCGCTGCTGGCCGGGCTGCTGTCACACGTCGGGTTCCGCGACGTCATCGACAAGACCGGGCGGCCGGCGCCCGAGGCCGGCGGCCGGCCGGCGGGCGCCCGCAACGAGTACCTCGGTGCCCGGGGCGCCCGGTTCGCACTCTTCCCGGGCTCGGCGCTGTTCCGTCGGCCGCCGCGTTGGGTGATGGCCGCCGAACTGGTGGAGACCTCCCGGCTCTGGGGGCGGATGGCCGCCCGGGTGGAACCGGAGTGGGTCGAGGCGCTCGCCGGGCACCTGGTCAAACGCTCCTACAGCGAACCGCACTGGGAGAAGAAGCAGGCCGCTGTGCTGGCGTACGAGAAGGTCACGCTCTTCGGCCTGCCGCTGGTCACCGGCCGGAAGGTGAACTTCGGCCGGATCGACCCGGCGCTGTCGCGGGAACTGTTCATCCGGCACGCGCTGGTGGAGGGCGACTGGGAGACCCGGCACCAGTTCTTCCACGACAACCGGGCCCTGCTCGACGAGGTGTCCGAATTGGAGAACCGGGTTCGGCGCCGCGACATCCTCGTCGACGACGAGGCGCTGTTCGAGTTCTACGACCAGCGGCTGCCCGCCGACGTCGTCTCCGGCCGGCACTTCGACAGCTGGTGGAAGCGCGCCCGCCGCGACCAGCCGGACCTGCTCGGCTTCGAGAAGGCGATGCTTGTCAATCCGGGACGCGGCGGGGTGACCGAGGAGGACTACCCGGACGAGTGGCGCGCCGGTGATCTCAGCCTGCCACTGACCTACCGGTTCGAGCCCGGCACCAGCACCGACGGGGTCACCGTCGACGTGCCGTTGCCGATGCTCAACCAGGTCAGCCCGGACGACTTCGACTGGCAGGTGCCGGGGCTGCGCGAGGAGCTGGTGATCGCGCTGATCAGGTCGCTGCCGAAGGCCGTACGCCGGAATTTTGTTCCGGTGCCGGACCACGCGCGGGCCGCGCTGGCCGCGATCACGCCGGGTCGGGAGCCGCTGTTGGACGCGCTGGCCCGGGAGCTGCGCCGGCTGACCGGGGTGCTGGTGCCCCGGGACGCCTGGGACCTGACCCGGTTGCCGGCCCACCTGCGGCCCACCTTCCGGGTCGTCGACGACGAGCGCGGGTCGGTCGCCGAGGGTAAGGACCTGGCCGCGCTGCAACGCCAGCTCGCTCCGGAGGTACGCCGGACCGTGGCCGCCGTCGCGCCGGAGGTGGAACGGCGCGGGCTGCGCCAGTGGAGCATCGGCACCCTGCCGCGCACCATCGACCAGGTCCGGGCCGGTTACCAGGTGACCGCCTATCCGGCGCTCGTCGACGAGGGCGACAGCGTCGCGGTGCGGGTCTTCGACTCCGAGGCCGAGCAGCGGCAGGCGATGTGGGCCGGCACCCGCCGGCTGCTGCGGCTCACCCTGCCGTCGCCGGCGAAGTTCGTCTCCGGGCGGCTGACCAACGCGGAGAAGCTGGCGCTCAGTCGCAACCCGCACCAGAGTGTGCTGGACCTGCTCGACGACGCGGCCGGCGCGGCGGTCGACAAGCTGATGGCCGAGGCGGGTGGGCCGGCCTGGGACGAGGCCGGCTTCGCCGCGCTGCGGGAGAAGGTCCGCGCGGGTCTGGTGGAGACCGCCGTCGAGGTGGTCGACCGGGTCCGCCGGACGCTGGCGGTGGCGTACCAGGTCGAGCAGCGGCTCGGCCGGACCACGGACCTGGCGCTGGTCGCGGCGCTGGCCGACATCCGGGGGCAGCTCTCCGCGTTGGTGCACCGGGGCTTCATCACCGAGGTCGGCTACGCCCGCCTCGCCGACCTGCCCCGCTACCTGGCGGCGATCGAGCGCCGGCTGGACCGGCTGCCGACCAACCCGCAGCGCGACCGGGAGCAGCAGGCCCGCATCGAGCAGGTCCAGCAGGAGTACGCCGACCTGGTCGCCGGCCTGCCGCCGGCCCGCCGGGCCGACGACGCGGTACGCCAGCTGCGGTGGATGATCGAGGAGCTGCGGGTGAACGTCTTCGCCCAGGCGCTCGGCACCCCGTACCCGGTCTCCGAGCAGCGGATCTACCGGGTGATGGATGAGGTGGAGGCAGGCTGA
- a CDS encoding GNAT family N-acetyltransferase encodes MKIVDDDLSGPEIARFLAEHVAQMRSLTPLESKHALDLDGLRKPEITFWSVLDGATLVGCGALKRLDPEHAEVKSMRTDPGRRRGGIASLLLSHLIAEAGRMGFRRLSLETGSADFFLPARRLYAKFGFEVCEPFADYRPDPHSVFMTRVL; translated from the coding sequence ATGAAGATCGTCGACGACGACCTGTCCGGGCCGGAGATCGCCCGGTTCCTCGCCGAGCACGTCGCGCAGATGCGCTCGCTCACGCCGTTGGAGAGCAAACACGCCCTCGACCTGGACGGGCTCCGTAAGCCGGAGATCACCTTCTGGTCGGTGCTGGACGGTGCCACGCTCGTCGGCTGCGGTGCGCTCAAGCGGCTGGACCCGGAGCACGCCGAGGTGAAGTCGATGCGGACAGACCCGGGACGCCGACGCGGCGGGATCGCGTCGCTACTGCTGTCGCACCTGATCGCCGAGGCGGGCCGGATGGGGTTCCGGCGGCTGAGCCTGGAGACCGGCTCGGCCGACTTCTTCCTGCCGGCCCGCCGGCTGTACGCGAAGTTCGGGTTCGAGGTCTGCGAACCGTTCGCCGACTACCGCCCCGACCCGCACAGCGTCTTCATGACCAGGGTGCTCTGA
- a CDS encoding cupin domain-containing protein, protein MAVSRHPAADHGSQAGQHRPPLPEVTALTLLGRANYGHPDMEQPHQPPLPGGVGISRLCVYDTLAPDGAVGGSPHLHLCCAEAYVVSAGAGLVQTLTLAGYRETVLRPGAVVWFAPGTIHRLVNHGGLEIVVLMQNSGLPEAGDAVLTFPPEVLADPAAYAAAATLPGGGAPGGDLAAAYARRDLAVRGFERLRDAALAGDVAPLREFHAAAVRLVRPMLAGWRRRWRDGALRAAEETGRQLDALADGAAPHLAAADVYAIAEPDERGRHGMCGLLDTYPVR, encoded by the coding sequence ATGGCCGTCTCCCGTCACCCGGCTGCAGACCACGGTAGCCAGGCCGGCCAACACCGGCCGCCGCTGCCGGAGGTCACGGCGTTGACGCTGCTCGGCCGGGCGAACTACGGTCACCCGGATATGGAGCAGCCACACCAGCCGCCGTTGCCCGGCGGGGTCGGGATCTCCCGGCTCTGTGTGTACGACACCCTCGCCCCGGACGGCGCGGTCGGCGGCAGTCCACACCTGCACCTGTGCTGCGCGGAGGCGTACGTGGTGTCGGCCGGCGCCGGGCTGGTGCAGACCCTGACCCTGGCCGGTTACCGGGAGACGGTGCTACGCCCGGGTGCGGTGGTCTGGTTCGCGCCGGGCACCATCCACCGGCTGGTCAACCACGGTGGCCTGGAGATCGTGGTGCTGATGCAGAACAGCGGCCTACCCGAGGCGGGCGACGCGGTGCTGACCTTTCCGCCCGAGGTGCTGGCCGACCCCGCGGCGTACGCCGCGGCGGCGACGCTGCCGGGCGGTGGCGCGCCGGGCGGGGACCTGGCCGCCGCGTACGCCCGCCGGGACCTGGCGGTCCGCGGCTTCGAGCGGCTCCGCGACGCCGCGCTGGCCGGCGATGTCGCGCCGTTGCGGGAGTTCCACGCCGCGGCGGTGCGCCTGGTCCGGCCGATGCTGGCCGGTTGGCGGCGGCGGTGGCGCGACGGGGCGCTGCGGGCCGCCGAGGAGACCGGTCGGCAGCTCGACGCGCTGGCCGACGGCGCGGCCCCGCACCTGGCGGCGGCCGATGTCTACGCCATCGCCGAACCGGACGAACGGGGCCGGCACGGCATGTGCGGGCTGCTGGACACCTACCCGGTGCGCTGA
- a CDS encoding LysR substrate-binding domain-containing protein, whose translation MLMQLHQLRYFVAVAETRHFTHAADSVGITQPSLSKQIHVLEADLGAPLFERVRGGTRLTAAGEVLLPLARRILADVDTARREVQELVGVRRGRLRLGATPSLCASLAPPVLRRFRDAHPNVELRVEESGSQDLVRDLLRGELDLALIIQPAPGPDPALRVEPILREGLVVASTDPLPGTTVDGALPLAELRDHPLVMFRTGYDLRDATLDACRQAGFEPTLAVDGAEMDSVLSFVAAGLGVALVPGIVVTGRPGIRITPLAPPGVHRTIALARRREGEPTHAARALRRILFGYLRDAAERDGLPAGVHPTFDPTG comes from the coding sequence ATGTTGATGCAGCTCCATCAGTTGCGGTACTTCGTCGCGGTGGCCGAAACCCGGCATTTCACACATGCCGCCGACAGTGTCGGCATCACCCAGCCCTCGCTGAGTAAGCAGATTCACGTGCTGGAGGCCGACCTCGGCGCACCCCTGTTCGAACGGGTCCGCGGCGGCACCCGACTCACCGCCGCCGGCGAGGTGCTGCTGCCGCTGGCCCGCCGGATCCTCGCCGACGTCGACACCGCCCGGCGCGAGGTGCAGGAGCTGGTCGGCGTCCGACGCGGCCGGCTGCGGCTCGGCGCCACCCCCAGCCTCTGCGCGTCACTGGCGCCCCCGGTGCTGCGCCGGTTCCGCGACGCCCACCCCAACGTGGAGCTGCGGGTGGAGGAGAGCGGCTCGCAGGACCTCGTCCGCGACCTGCTCCGCGGCGAGCTGGACCTGGCACTGATCATCCAACCCGCACCCGGCCCCGACCCGGCGCTGCGGGTCGAGCCGATCCTGCGGGAGGGGCTGGTGGTCGCCTCGACCGATCCGCTGCCCGGCACCACCGTCGACGGTGCGCTGCCCCTAGCCGAGCTGCGCGACCACCCACTGGTGATGTTCCGGACCGGCTACGACCTGCGCGACGCGACGCTCGACGCGTGCCGGCAGGCCGGCTTCGAACCGACCCTGGCGGTCGACGGCGCGGAGATGGACTCGGTGCTCAGCTTCGTCGCCGCCGGCCTCGGCGTCGCCCTGGTGCCCGGCATCGTGGTGACCGGCCGCCCCGGCATCCGGATCACCCCACTCGCGCCGCCCGGGGTGCACCGGACCATCGCGCTGGCCCGGCGGCGGGAGGGCGAACCGACCCACGCCGCCCGGGCGCTGCGTCGGATCCTCTTCGGCTACCTGCGCGACGCCGCCGAGCGGGACGGCCTGCCGGCCGGCGTGCACCCCACCTTCGACCCGACCGGCTGA